The following proteins are encoded in a genomic region of Danio rerio strain Tuebingen ecotype United States chromosome 16, GRCz12tu, whole genome shotgun sequence:
- the sall3a gene encoding sal-like protein 3 isoform X1 codes for MSRRKQAKPQQLRSDEDPTLLELLPEHVSGEGVDDSDSGNESRSGSEETHVCEKCCAEFFKWSDFCEHLKTCTKNPLVLIISDNEVTSDPAQDYLPEPSPVPSCVSDPANSEDAVEVSHMPTEGDEGAEMMLESGAVLEKEDEPMEVELSPEKPIDPDDPVTLAEPDISLPPLEDHKQSSGAGYSIPSTNVTLETLHGTRVAVAQFSQGARGALASEVSTMAIPMILDQLMALQQQQLRQLKLIEQIRSQVALINNQAPTQTAVSHKVDHSINAALQVPSSSSIPAMPGQLHLRGFITPPINQLHMKGPNSLNVQASVAVSSALDVACTSGSPAGGQLASSGMKSNIAINSLYPTTSNGVSPQMPPCSVSISSSSCTSSSTGTGGEINCGISLPRNTPSPLTLTHGRLLTSPSSLPLVPHSSSNSVIFPNPLASIAATTNALDPLSALMKHRKGKPPNVSVFDTKPSSEDPFFKHKCRFCAKVFGSDSALQIHLRSHTGERPFKCNICGNRFSTKGNLKVHFQRHKEKYPHIQMNPYPVPEYLDNVPTSSGIPYGMSLPPEKPVTTWLDSKPILPTIPTSVALQLPPTIPSIIGSYGDSTSFSPLNRSPQRPSPPSSECTSLSPNHLITETSIAQISSSPQPNLASNTPPVLKPEALHLPANSTTRPGETSISTTSISQVISTTIVTTTCSTRTQLTDPVNSSSAVSHPSLQISLNQFKPKFPFGGLLDSMQTSETSKLQQLVENIDKKMTDPNQCVICHRVLSCQSALKMHYRIHTGERPFKCKICGRAFTTKGNLKTHFGVHRSKPPLRVQHSCPICQKKFTNAVVLQQHIRMHMGGQIPNTPLPDTFQDTDADLSFDEKSLDAMSNYDDELIDEMDQALEDETGLKDENMDLQKQLHLYSEMSPSTSPPTSLISSIGAFENEMKLSDPAVNITHSFSVKPTENGSGVDGVNGDMLKNDLSSTLVDLENHSVGSPAQSESSGSMLALSPTYSQSESHRSKSPQANSSSKDEALTSTSAHAMVKSEQLDIHSPGSENTGALDLTATQPTRSFVKDENPFSLLFLGRDRGLSTPSNISSESSTVKFENGHSKPPALCEGPHLPVGPQVPTATAQTTISSNITPMLAPPPPRRTPKQHNCHSCGKNFSSASALQIHERTHTGEKPFGCSICGRAFTTKGNLKEEGRWFEPRLGQLVFLCGVCMLSLHSRGFPPGAPVSPIVQRHATQVNWVHMGTHMWNNAPARRGRRLSVENPMALLGGDAIKFSEMFQKDLAARAINVDPGFWNQYAVAITSGLAMKNNEISVIQNGGIPSIPISLSGGGIPAVGGMSGGIERSRTGSSPPVTGLEKTNLEMGTGHPFSRFREEEKEVGIN; via the exons ATGTCCCGTCGGAAGCAAGCGAAGCCACAGCAGCTGAGATCGGACGAGGACCCGACACTTCTGGAGCTGCTTCCTGAACACG TCTCAGGTGAAGGAGTGGATGATTCAGACAGCGGAAATGAGAGCCGCAGCGGGAGCGAAGAGACCCATGTGTGTGAAAAGTGTTGTGCGGAATTTTTTAAGTGGTCTGATTTCTGTGAACATCTGAAGACCTGTACCAAGAATCCACTCGTGTTAATTATCAGTGACAATGAAGTGACATCAGATCCGGCACAGGACTACCTACCTGAGCCATCACCTGTGCCCAGCTGTGTAAGCGATCCAGCAAACAGCGAGGATGCAGTAGAGGTAAGCCACATGCCCACCGAAGGTGATGAAGGAGCAGAGATGATGCTGGAATCAGGCGCTGTACTGGAGAAAGAAGATGAGCCCATGGAAGTGGAACTTTCTCCCGAGAAGCCCATCGATCCGGATGATCCAGTTACACTGGCTGAGCCAGACATAAGCCTACCTCCACTTGAGGATCACAAGCAGTCTTCTGGGGCAGGATACTCTATACCCAGCACTAATGTCACACTGGAAACACTGCATGGGACCCGTGTGGCTGTGGCTCAGTTCTCTCAGGGTGCCCGGGGAGCACTAGCTAGTGAAGTGTCAACTATGGCTATCCCAATGATTCTGGATCAACTTATGGCCTTGCAGCAACAACAGCTGCGTCAACTTAAATTGATCGAGCAGATTCGGAGCCAGGTGGCACTAATAAACAATCAGGCTCCCACACAGACCGCTGTCAGTCATAAAGTAGACCACAGCATAAATGCTGCCTTACAAGTACCCTCATCCTCTAGCATACCTGCAATGCCTGGGCAGCTTCATCTGCGTGGCTTCATTACACCTCCTATAAATCAGCTTCATATGAAGGGCCCTAACAGTTTAAATGTGCAGGCTTCAGTGGCAGTATCTTCAGCTCTGGATGTAGCCTGTACCAGTGGTTCTCCGGCGGGTGGCCAACTAGCAAGTTCTGGGATGAAAAGCAATATTGCAATAAATTCTTTATACCCAACAACCAGTAATGGTGTTTCCCCACAAATGCCACCATGCTCAGTGTCAATTAGCAGCAGTAGCTGCACTAGCAGTAGCACAGGAACTGGGGGAGAAATAAATTGTGGTATTTCACTTCCAAGAAACACACCTAGTCCTCTAACGCTGACTCATGGAAGATTGCTTACATCCCCCTCCAGCCTTCCACTTGTACCTCACAGCTCATCCAACAGTGTTATCTTCCCTAATCCTCTAGCCAGTATTGCAGCAACAACCAATGCTCTTGATCCCCTCTCCGCCCTTATGAAGCACCGCAAAGGAAAGCCTCCAAATGTATCTGTGTTTGACACCAAACCCAGCTCAGAAGATCCGTTTTTTAAACACAAGTGCAGATTTTGTGCCAAGGTGTTTGGAAGTGACAGTGCGCTGCAAATTCACCTGCGTTCCCATACTGGCGAAAGGCCTTTCAAATGCAACATTTGTGGTAATCGCTTCTCAACCAAGGGCAACTTGAAGGTTCATTTTCAAAGACACAAAGAAAAGTATCCGCATATCCAAATGAACCCATATCCAGTGCCCGAGTATCTGGACAATGTTCCAACAAGCTCAGGTATACCTTACGGCATGTCGTTGCCCCCAGAAAAACCTGTTACAACATGGCTGGACAGCAAACCTATTTTGCCCACTATCCCAACATCAGTAGCACTGCAACTCCCTCCTACTATACCCAGCATTATAGGAAGCTATGGAGATTCAACTAGTTTTTCCCCTTTAAATAGGTCACCTCAAAGGCCATCGCCACCATCAAGCGAGTGTACATCTTTGTCTCCTAATCACCTAATTACTGAGACCAGTATTGCACAAATTTCCAGTTCACCACAACCTAATTTGGCAAGTAACACCCCTCCAGTTCTCAAACCTGAAGCACTTCATCTACCAGCCAACTCCACCACCAGGCCTGGTGAAACAAGCATATCAACCACGTCCATATCTCAAGTGATCTCTACAACCATAGTTACAACCACATGTAGCACCAGAACACAGCTCACAGATCCAGTGAATTCCTCATCTGCAGTCTCTCATCCCTCTCTACAAATATCGTTAAATCAATTCAAGCCCAAATTTCCTTTTGGTGGCCTCCTGGACTCTATGCAAACATCAGAGACCTCAAAACTACAGCAACTGGTGGAGAATATTGACAAGAAGATGACAGATCCCAACCAGTGTGTCATCTGCCATCGTGTCCTAAGTTGTCAGAGTGCCCTGAAGATGCATTATCGCATCCACACAGGAGAAAGaccctttaaatgtaaaatatgtggCCGTGCTTTCACAACCAAGGGTAACCTGAAGACACACTTTGGGGTTCACAGATCAAAGCCCCCTCTCCGGGTACAGCACTCTTGTCCCATATGCCAGAAAAAGTTTACCAATGCCGTAGTTCTGCAGCAACACATTCGCATGCATATGGGTGGACAGATTCCTAACACACCTCTGCCTGATACTTTTCAGGACACAGACGCAGATCTGTCCTTTGATGAAAAGAGCTTAGATGCCATGAGCAACTACGACGATGAGCTAATTGATGAGATGGACCAAGCACTGGAAGATGAAACAGGTCTAAAAGACGAGAACATGGACCTGCAAAAACAGCTCCATCTATACTCAGAGATGTCTCCTAGCACTTCACCCCCAACTTCTCTTATCTCAAGCATTGGTGCTTTTGAGAATGAGATGAAGCTTAGTGACCCAGCTGTTAACATTACCCACTCTTTCAGCGTAAAGCCTACAGAAAACGGGAGTGGAGTAGATGGGGTAAATGGAGACATGCTCAAGAATGACTTATCTTCCACTCTAGTAGATTTGGAGAACCACAGTGTAGGGAGTCCAGCACAGTCTGAATCGTCTGGCTCTATGCTGGCTTTATCGCCTACCTACAGTCAGTCCGAGAGTCATCGCTCTAAGTCTCCTCAGGCAAATAGCAGCAGCAAAGATGAGGCTTTGACCTCAACCTCGGCGCATGCAATGGTGAAGTCTGAACAGTTGGACATCCATTCTCCTGGATCGGAAAACACGGGCGCATTAGATCTCACTGCCACACAGCCCACCAGGTCATTTGTCAAAGATGAGAATCCCTTCAGTTTGCTGTTCCTGGGAAGAGACAGAG GTTTAAGCACTCCCAGCAATATAAGCTCAGAATCAAGCACAGTGAAATTTGAGAATGGACACAGTAAACCGCCGGCCTTGTGTGAGGGGCCCCACTTACCAGTTGGTCCGCAGGTACCTACTGCAACCGCTCAGACAACAATAAGCTCCAACATCACTCCAATGCTGGCACCGCCCCCACCTCGGCGGACCCCCAAACAACACAACTGCCACTCCTGTGGGAAGAATTTTTCATCAGCCAGTGCTCTTCAGATCCATGAGCGCACTCATACAGGCGAGAAACCATTCGGCTGCTCCATCTGTGGCAGAGCCTTCACCACAAAGGGAAATCTGAAG gaagaaggtcgctggttcgagcctcggttgggtcagttggtgtttctgtgtggagtttgcatgttgtccctgcattcgcgtggatttcctccaggtgctccagtttcccccatagtccaaagacatgcaacacaggtgaattgg GTCCACATGGGAACCCACATGTGGAACAATGCTCCAGCCCGTCGGGGTAGACGACTCTCAGTGGAAAACCCAATGGCTCTTCTAGGGGGAGATGCCATCAAATTCAGCGAGATGTTTCAGAAGGATCTCGCCGCACGAGCAATTAATGTAGACCCAGGCTTCTGGAATCAGTATGCTGTAGCCATCACCAGTGGACTGGCAATGAAAAACAATGAGATCTCTGTCATTCAGAACGGAGGCATTCCTTCAATTCCCATTAGTCTGAGTGGTGGTGGCATTCCTGCTGTAGGAGGAATGTCAGGAGGCATAGAAAGGTCTCGCACTGGAAGCAGCCCTCCAGTGACTGGACTTGAGAAGACCAACCTGGAAATGGGAACCGGACATCCCTTCTCCAGATTCAGGGAAGAGGAAAAAGAAGTTGGGATTAATTGA
- the sall3a gene encoding sal-like protein 3 isoform X3, which produces MSRRKQAKPQQLRSDEDPTLLELLPEHVSGEGVDDSDSGNESRSGSEETHVCEKCCAEFFKWSDFCEHLKTCTKNPLVLIISDNEVTSDPAQDYLPEPSPVPSCVSDPANSEDAVEVSHMPTEGDEGAEMMLESGAVLEKEDEPMEVELSPEKPIDPDDPVTLAEPDISLPPLEDHKQSSGAGYSIPSTNVTLETLHGTRVAVAQFSQGARGALASEVSTMAIPMILDQLMALQQQQLRQLKLIEQIRSQVALINNQAPTQTAVSHKVDHSINAALQVPSSSSIPAMPGQLHLRGFITPPINQLHMKGPNSLNVQASVAVSSALDVACTSGSPAGGQLASSGMKSNIAINSLYPTTSNGVSPQMPPCSVSISSSSCTSSSTGTGGEINCGISLPRNTPSPLTLTHGRLLTSPSSLPLVPHSSSNSVIFPNPLASIAATTNALDPLSALMKHRKGKPPNVSVFDTKPSSEDPFFKHKCRFCAKVFGSDSALQIHLRSHTGERPFKCNICGNRFSTKGNLKVHFQRHKEKYPHIQMNPYPVPEYLDNVPTSSGIPYGMSLPPEKPVTTWLDSKPILPTIPTSVALQLPPTIPSIIGSYGDSTSFSPLNRSPQRPSPPSSECTSLSPNHLITETSIAQISSSPQPNLASNTPPVLKPEALHLPANSTTRPGETSISTTSISQVISTTIVTTTCSTRTQLTDPVNSSSAVSHPSLQISLNQFKPKFPFGGLLDSMQTSETSKLQQLVENIDKKMTDPNQCVICHRVLSCQSALKMHYRIHTGERPFKCKICGRAFTTKGNLKTHFGVHRSKPPLRVQHSCPICQKKFTNAVVLQQHIRMHMGGQIPNTPLPDTFQDTDADLSFDEKSLDAMSNYDDELIDEMDQALEDETGLKDENMDLQKQLHLYSEMSPSTSPPTSLISSIGAFENEMKLSDPAVNITHSFSVKPTENGSGVDGVNGDMLKNDLSSTLVDLENHSVGSPAQSESSGSMLALSPTYSQSESHRSKSPQANSSSKDEALTSTSAHAMVKSEQLDIHSPGSENTGALDLTATQPTRSFVKDENPFSLLFLGRDRGLSTPSNISSESSTVKFENGHSKPPALCEGPHLPVGPQVPTATAQTTISSNITPMLAPPPPRRTPKQHNCHSCGKNFSSASALQIHERTHTGEKPFGCSICGRAFTTKGNLKVHMGTHMWNNAPARRGRRLSVENPMALLGGDAIKFSEMFQKDLAARAINVDPGFWNQYAVAITSGLAMKNNEISVIQNGGIPSIPISLSGGGIPAVGGMSGGIERSRTGSSPPVTGLEKTNLEMGTGHPFSRFREEEKEVGIN; this is translated from the exons ATGTCCCGTCGGAAGCAAGCGAAGCCACAGCAGCTGAGATCGGACGAGGACCCGACACTTCTGGAGCTGCTTCCTGAACACG TCTCAGGTGAAGGAGTGGATGATTCAGACAGCGGAAATGAGAGCCGCAGCGGGAGCGAAGAGACCCATGTGTGTGAAAAGTGTTGTGCGGAATTTTTTAAGTGGTCTGATTTCTGTGAACATCTGAAGACCTGTACCAAGAATCCACTCGTGTTAATTATCAGTGACAATGAAGTGACATCAGATCCGGCACAGGACTACCTACCTGAGCCATCACCTGTGCCCAGCTGTGTAAGCGATCCAGCAAACAGCGAGGATGCAGTAGAGGTAAGCCACATGCCCACCGAAGGTGATGAAGGAGCAGAGATGATGCTGGAATCAGGCGCTGTACTGGAGAAAGAAGATGAGCCCATGGAAGTGGAACTTTCTCCCGAGAAGCCCATCGATCCGGATGATCCAGTTACACTGGCTGAGCCAGACATAAGCCTACCTCCACTTGAGGATCACAAGCAGTCTTCTGGGGCAGGATACTCTATACCCAGCACTAATGTCACACTGGAAACACTGCATGGGACCCGTGTGGCTGTGGCTCAGTTCTCTCAGGGTGCCCGGGGAGCACTAGCTAGTGAAGTGTCAACTATGGCTATCCCAATGATTCTGGATCAACTTATGGCCTTGCAGCAACAACAGCTGCGTCAACTTAAATTGATCGAGCAGATTCGGAGCCAGGTGGCACTAATAAACAATCAGGCTCCCACACAGACCGCTGTCAGTCATAAAGTAGACCACAGCATAAATGCTGCCTTACAAGTACCCTCATCCTCTAGCATACCTGCAATGCCTGGGCAGCTTCATCTGCGTGGCTTCATTACACCTCCTATAAATCAGCTTCATATGAAGGGCCCTAACAGTTTAAATGTGCAGGCTTCAGTGGCAGTATCTTCAGCTCTGGATGTAGCCTGTACCAGTGGTTCTCCGGCGGGTGGCCAACTAGCAAGTTCTGGGATGAAAAGCAATATTGCAATAAATTCTTTATACCCAACAACCAGTAATGGTGTTTCCCCACAAATGCCACCATGCTCAGTGTCAATTAGCAGCAGTAGCTGCACTAGCAGTAGCACAGGAACTGGGGGAGAAATAAATTGTGGTATTTCACTTCCAAGAAACACACCTAGTCCTCTAACGCTGACTCATGGAAGATTGCTTACATCCCCCTCCAGCCTTCCACTTGTACCTCACAGCTCATCCAACAGTGTTATCTTCCCTAATCCTCTAGCCAGTATTGCAGCAACAACCAATGCTCTTGATCCCCTCTCCGCCCTTATGAAGCACCGCAAAGGAAAGCCTCCAAATGTATCTGTGTTTGACACCAAACCCAGCTCAGAAGATCCGTTTTTTAAACACAAGTGCAGATTTTGTGCCAAGGTGTTTGGAAGTGACAGTGCGCTGCAAATTCACCTGCGTTCCCATACTGGCGAAAGGCCTTTCAAATGCAACATTTGTGGTAATCGCTTCTCAACCAAGGGCAACTTGAAGGTTCATTTTCAAAGACACAAAGAAAAGTATCCGCATATCCAAATGAACCCATATCCAGTGCCCGAGTATCTGGACAATGTTCCAACAAGCTCAGGTATACCTTACGGCATGTCGTTGCCCCCAGAAAAACCTGTTACAACATGGCTGGACAGCAAACCTATTTTGCCCACTATCCCAACATCAGTAGCACTGCAACTCCCTCCTACTATACCCAGCATTATAGGAAGCTATGGAGATTCAACTAGTTTTTCCCCTTTAAATAGGTCACCTCAAAGGCCATCGCCACCATCAAGCGAGTGTACATCTTTGTCTCCTAATCACCTAATTACTGAGACCAGTATTGCACAAATTTCCAGTTCACCACAACCTAATTTGGCAAGTAACACCCCTCCAGTTCTCAAACCTGAAGCACTTCATCTACCAGCCAACTCCACCACCAGGCCTGGTGAAACAAGCATATCAACCACGTCCATATCTCAAGTGATCTCTACAACCATAGTTACAACCACATGTAGCACCAGAACACAGCTCACAGATCCAGTGAATTCCTCATCTGCAGTCTCTCATCCCTCTCTACAAATATCGTTAAATCAATTCAAGCCCAAATTTCCTTTTGGTGGCCTCCTGGACTCTATGCAAACATCAGAGACCTCAAAACTACAGCAACTGGTGGAGAATATTGACAAGAAGATGACAGATCCCAACCAGTGTGTCATCTGCCATCGTGTCCTAAGTTGTCAGAGTGCCCTGAAGATGCATTATCGCATCCACACAGGAGAAAGaccctttaaatgtaaaatatgtggCCGTGCTTTCACAACCAAGGGTAACCTGAAGACACACTTTGGGGTTCACAGATCAAAGCCCCCTCTCCGGGTACAGCACTCTTGTCCCATATGCCAGAAAAAGTTTACCAATGCCGTAGTTCTGCAGCAACACATTCGCATGCATATGGGTGGACAGATTCCTAACACACCTCTGCCTGATACTTTTCAGGACACAGACGCAGATCTGTCCTTTGATGAAAAGAGCTTAGATGCCATGAGCAACTACGACGATGAGCTAATTGATGAGATGGACCAAGCACTGGAAGATGAAACAGGTCTAAAAGACGAGAACATGGACCTGCAAAAACAGCTCCATCTATACTCAGAGATGTCTCCTAGCACTTCACCCCCAACTTCTCTTATCTCAAGCATTGGTGCTTTTGAGAATGAGATGAAGCTTAGTGACCCAGCTGTTAACATTACCCACTCTTTCAGCGTAAAGCCTACAGAAAACGGGAGTGGAGTAGATGGGGTAAATGGAGACATGCTCAAGAATGACTTATCTTCCACTCTAGTAGATTTGGAGAACCACAGTGTAGGGAGTCCAGCACAGTCTGAATCGTCTGGCTCTATGCTGGCTTTATCGCCTACCTACAGTCAGTCCGAGAGTCATCGCTCTAAGTCTCCTCAGGCAAATAGCAGCAGCAAAGATGAGGCTTTGACCTCAACCTCGGCGCATGCAATGGTGAAGTCTGAACAGTTGGACATCCATTCTCCTGGATCGGAAAACACGGGCGCATTAGATCTCACTGCCACACAGCCCACCAGGTCATTTGTCAAAGATGAGAATCCCTTCAGTTTGCTGTTCCTGGGAAGAGACAGAG GTTTAAGCACTCCCAGCAATATAAGCTCAGAATCAAGCACAGTGAAATTTGAGAATGGACACAGTAAACCGCCGGCCTTGTGTGAGGGGCCCCACTTACCAGTTGGTCCGCAGGTACCTACTGCAACCGCTCAGACAACAATAAGCTCCAACATCACTCCAATGCTGGCACCGCCCCCACCTCGGCGGACCCCCAAACAACACAACTGCCACTCCTGTGGGAAGAATTTTTCATCAGCCAGTGCTCTTCAGATCCATGAGCGCACTCATACAGGCGAGAAACCATTCGGCTGCTCCATCTGTGGCAGAGCCTTCACCACAAAGGGAAATCTGAAG GTCCACATGGGAACCCACATGTGGAACAATGCTCCAGCCCGTCGGGGTAGACGACTCTCAGTGGAAAACCCAATGGCTCTTCTAGGGGGAGATGCCATCAAATTCAGCGAGATGTTTCAGAAGGATCTCGCCGCACGAGCAATTAATGTAGACCCAGGCTTCTGGAATCAGTATGCTGTAGCCATCACCAGTGGACTGGCAATGAAAAACAATGAGATCTCTGTCATTCAGAACGGAGGCATTCCTTCAATTCCCATTAGTCTGAGTGGTGGTGGCATTCCTGCTGTAGGAGGAATGTCAGGAGGCATAGAAAGGTCTCGCACTGGAAGCAGCCCTCCAGTGACTGGACTTGAGAAGACCAACCTGGAAATGGGAACCGGACATCCCTTCTCCAGATTCAGGGAAGAGGAAAAAGAAGTTGGGATTAATTGA